A genomic segment from Lignipirellula cremea encodes:
- a CDS encoding PAS domain S-box protein — protein sequence MRIELALPCGFFIGVACVLLFGNREIEAANAKPTAAATSPDSVPGAASVPDTAKLTETAAATGPLGALNADELTCSGGVSGACAVGDQAFAAEGPWLFMTRLFDTQDYPPRWYCGNWSSDTAWMHIVSDAAIFGAYFTIPVVLFCFMFSRRDLSFPRVTFLFGAFILACGFGHLIEAGIFWWPVYRFSGLVKAITAIISWATVLMLIRILPAALKIPSTAALAAELQRNKQQLDFAIKAGNIGVWEWKVNQDVLTWDARCREIFDAEPHLDRYCLKHYTDRLHPLEREALTKRVEECMRTGEPYDVRHRVVHRDGTILYIYSRGEAVFNEQGELDSYMGVSLDQTELQRQSEAVKESEQNFRSTFEQVAIGIAHVAPDGRWLRVNQGLCDIIGYTCEELLHANFMEITHPEDLANDLGQAARTLEGEIDSYSLATRFLCKNGDSVWVNLTVSLVRSSTGEPKHFITVVENIQGRIDSQRAVHESSERTRAILNSTSDGIITIDERGIIGSLNPAAVRIFGYTEQELLGQNVSVLMPAPYQAEHDHYLANYVETGRKNVIGSGREVAGVRKDGTSFPLELSVTEVDLEGQRLFTGSVRDITERKRFEEALQSAKDTAEAANKAKSDFLASMSHELRTPLNGVIGMAELLADSPLNPRQQRFVSACQSSGRSLLILINDILDFSKIEAGQLELDEHDFDLLQLLDDVMDVLPLRLGEKNIEMLYSLDHPNTLHLTGDSHRLRQVLVNLLNNAIKFTEQGEIRLRAVPKRLSETEVTLHFSIEDTGIGIPQDRLHRLFQPFSQADSSTSRKFGGTGLGLSICKALVEAMDGTMGVESSPGVGSQFWFTVTLKRNAGPLDDSRNLLPQWTDRRVLVVEGQDSCRELLLGFFQKWQIPAEQVATAEEAILRMQQEAAAGRPFELVLADEVCWEVDGLSLQEQMLRLTGLKEASLIRIASSESPTLLSASDATPCLHKPVGQSHLLDALMNLWGPNGHTARASVETAAATLAPRTDLLRILLAEDNATNQLFAREIMTRNGWNCDIAGNGREAIAALEEQDYDLVLMDCQMPEMDGFEATREIRRRESDGRRTGRMPIIALTANAIKGDRERCIAAGMDDYLSKPFDPKSLVAAVHRLLDIHAEPRRPVVPQPAPPVTAPLNKDEFLERCMSDIDFAHTMLDMFARDGKARLDAVVQHAAQGDTAAASASAHSLKGMAGIIAAPRLMAAAAAIEGAGIDGNLDEVRALIADLQQEVANCLDYIPQFKRQSPASP from the coding sequence ATGAGGATCGAACTCGCGTTGCCGTGCGGCTTCTTTATCGGCGTTGCCTGCGTCCTCCTGTTCGGCAACCGTGAGATCGAAGCCGCCAATGCGAAACCCACCGCCGCTGCGACGAGCCCAGACAGCGTGCCAGGCGCAGCCAGCGTGCCAGACACAGCCAAGTTGACGGAAACCGCTGCAGCGACCGGGCCACTCGGCGCCCTGAATGCGGACGAACTTACCTGCAGCGGCGGCGTATCAGGCGCGTGCGCGGTGGGCGACCAGGCCTTCGCGGCGGAAGGGCCCTGGCTGTTTATGACGCGTCTGTTCGATACGCAAGACTATCCGCCGCGGTGGTATTGCGGTAACTGGTCGTCGGACACGGCCTGGATGCATATCGTTTCCGACGCCGCCATTTTTGGCGCCTACTTCACCATTCCCGTGGTGCTGTTCTGCTTTATGTTTTCCCGACGGGATTTGAGCTTTCCGAGGGTGACCTTCCTGTTCGGGGCCTTTATTCTGGCTTGCGGATTCGGCCATTTGATCGAAGCCGGAATTTTCTGGTGGCCCGTTTACCGCTTCTCAGGACTCGTGAAAGCAATAACGGCAATCATCTCCTGGGCGACCGTGCTGATGCTGATCCGCATCCTGCCGGCCGCATTAAAGATTCCCTCGACGGCGGCCCTGGCGGCGGAACTGCAGCGGAACAAACAGCAGCTGGACTTTGCCATCAAGGCCGGGAATATCGGGGTCTGGGAATGGAAAGTGAACCAGGACGTGTTGACCTGGGACGCGCGCTGCCGGGAAATATTCGACGCCGAACCGCACCTCGATCGCTATTGCCTGAAACACTATACCGATCGCCTGCATCCGCTGGAACGCGAAGCGTTAACAAAGCGTGTTGAAGAATGCATGCGCACCGGCGAGCCTTACGACGTGCGGCATCGGGTCGTCCATCGAGACGGAACGATTCTCTACATTTACTCCCGGGGCGAGGCCGTTTTCAACGAACAGGGCGAGCTCGACAGCTATATGGGCGTCTCGCTCGACCAGACCGAATTGCAGCGTCAAAGCGAGGCCGTCAAAGAAAGCGAACAGAACTTCCGCAGCACCTTTGAACAGGTCGCCATCGGCATCGCCCATGTGGCGCCCGACGGCCGCTGGCTGCGGGTCAACCAGGGTCTGTGCGACATTATCGGTTACACCTGCGAGGAACTTCTCCACGCGAACTTCATGGAGATTACCCATCCCGAAGATCTGGCGAACGACCTGGGACAGGCCGCGCGTACGCTGGAGGGCGAGATCGATTCGTATTCCCTGGCCACGCGTTTCCTGTGCAAAAACGGCGATTCGGTCTGGGTCAACCTGACCGTGTCTCTGGTCCGCAGCAGCACGGGCGAACCGAAGCACTTTATCACCGTGGTGGAAAACATCCAGGGCCGCATTGATTCGCAACGGGCCGTGCACGAGTCTTCGGAACGGACCCGCGCCATTTTGAACTCCACCTCTGACGGCATCATTACGATCGACGAACGGGGAATCATCGGCTCCTTGAACCCCGCCGCCGTGCGGATCTTCGGTTATACCGAACAGGAACTGCTCGGCCAGAATGTCAGCGTGCTGATGCCGGCCCCCTACCAGGCCGAGCACGACCATTACCTGGCAAATTATGTGGAAACGGGCCGCAAAAATGTGATCGGATCGGGCCGCGAAGTCGCCGGCGTACGGAAAGACGGAACCAGCTTTCCGTTGGAACTGAGCGTGACCGAAGTCGACCTGGAAGGCCAGCGTCTGTTTACGGGATCGGTCCGCGACATTACGGAACGGAAACGCTTTGAAGAGGCCCTGCAGTCGGCCAAAGACACCGCCGAGGCGGCCAACAAGGCCAAAAGCGATTTCCTTGCTTCCATGAGCCATGAACTGCGGACGCCCCTCAACGGCGTGATCGGCATGGCCGAGCTGCTGGCGGATTCGCCTTTGAATCCGCGCCAGCAACGCTTTGTTAGCGCTTGCCAGAGCAGCGGCCGCAGCCTGCTGATACTGATTAACGATATCCTCGACTTCTCCAAGATCGAAGCCGGCCAGCTTGAACTCGATGAGCATGACTTCGACCTGCTGCAGTTGCTGGACGATGTGATGGATGTCCTTCCGCTGCGGCTGGGGGAAAAGAACATTGAAATGCTGTACAGCCTGGACCATCCCAACACGCTCCACCTGACCGGCGACAGTCATCGCCTGCGGCAGGTGCTGGTCAACCTGCTCAACAATGCGATCAAATTCACCGAGCAGGGCGAAATCCGGCTGCGGGCCGTTCCAAAACGCTTGAGCGAAACCGAAGTAACCCTGCACTTCTCGATCGAAGATACAGGCATCGGCATTCCCCAGGATCGCCTGCACCGGTTGTTCCAACCGTTCAGCCAGGCCGACAGCTCCACCAGCCGCAAATTTGGCGGCACCGGCCTGGGCCTGTCAATCTGCAAGGCCCTGGTCGAAGCCATGGACGGAACGATGGGCGTGGAAAGCAGTCCGGGCGTGGGTTCGCAATTCTGGTTCACGGTCACCCTGAAGCGAAACGCCGGTCCGCTGGATGACTCCCGCAATCTGCTTCCCCAGTGGACCGACCGTCGCGTCCTGGTGGTCGAAGGGCAGGATTCGTGTCGGGAATTGTTGCTGGGCTTCTTCCAGAAGTGGCAAATCCCAGCCGAGCAGGTCGCCACGGCCGAGGAAGCCATTCTCCGGATGCAGCAGGAAGCAGCGGCGGGGCGCCCCTTTGAACTGGTCCTGGCCGACGAGGTCTGCTGGGAGGTCGACGGTTTGTCGCTGCAGGAACAAATGCTGCGACTGACCGGATTGAAAGAAGCCTCGCTGATTCGCATCGCTTCCTCAGAGAGCCCGACGTTGCTGTCCGCAAGTGACGCCACGCCCTGCCTGCACAAGCCGGTAGGACAGTCCCACCTGCTCGACGCCCTGATGAATCTATGGGGACCGAACGGGCACACGGCGCGAGCCTCCGTGGAAACGGCCGCCGCGACGCTGGCGCCCCGCACCGACTTGCTCCGCATCCTGCTGGCTGAAGACAACGCCACCAACCAGCTGTTCGCACGGGAGATCATGACCCGCAACGGCTGGAACTGCGATATCGCCGGCAACGGCCGGGAAGCGATCGCCGCCCTGGAAGAACAGGATTATGACCTGGTTCTGATGGATTGTCAGATGCCGGAAATGGATGGATTTGAAGCAACACGGGAAATCCGCCGCCGGGAATCCGACGGACGCCGAACGGGCCGCATGCCGATTATCGCTTTGACGGCCAACGCCATCAAAGGGGATCGCGAACGTTGTATCGCCGCCGGGATGGACGACTACCTGTCAAAACCCTTTGACCCCAAGTCGCTCGTCGCGGCCGTGCATCGCCTGCTGGACATCCACGCGGAACCACGACGCCCGGTTGTCCCCCAGCCAGCGCCCCCGGTCACAGCCCCGCTCAACAAAGACGAATTCCTCGAACGCTGCATGAGCGATATCGACTTCGCCCATACCATGCTGGACATGTTCGCTCGTGACGGCAAGGCTCGCCTGGACGCCGTGGTGCAGCATGCGGCCCAGGGCGACACGGCCGCCGCAAGCGCCTCGGCCCACTCCCTGAAAGGAATGGCCGGCATTATCGCCGCTCCCCGACTCATGGCCGCCGCCGCCGCGATCGAAGGCGCCGGTATCGACGGGAACCTCGACGAAGTAAGAGCGCTGATCGCCGACCTGCAGCAGGAAGTCGCCAATTGCCTGGACTACATCCCCCAGTTCAAACGTCAATCTCCCGCCAGTCCCTAA
- a CDS encoding DUF1501 domain-containing protein: MLSLYSDGRMGNCEGMSRRELLRIGALGLGGMTLPSLLAAQSPTAPYGALARDKAVVVLFLQGGPTQIETFDPKMTAPSEYRAMFGETPTALPGVTFGSHFPRLAKLADRLAVVRSFAHGMSSHTQASEHVISGGNLTNAAMGSVFSRVVGVSNPMSGIPSNTVLPPPAAGEQFKGLGAQTSRVTGIGALPAAYKAFDPSSGGEIVRNMELRLGEDRLDDRRNLLSQLDRIKRQADAGGLLAGADKFQEQAFEVILGGVGEAFNLAEEDPALVARYDTGEFSIPADLQKKKTNVPGQSPIALGKQMLLARRLVEAGCGFVTVTSAGWDMHGNAFGIDDGMPLLGSAVDKAASAFLEDLEARGLSDKVLLVVTGEFGRTPRINAKAGRDHWGNLCTLLLAGGGLRMGQVIGASDATASKPVADPVTTQDLMATVMHTLFDVGKLRIAQGVPADVLRAITTGSPIPQLV, encoded by the coding sequence ATGCTGTCCTTGTATTCTGACGGCCGAATGGGGAATTGTGAGGGGATGAGCCGCCGCGAGCTGTTGCGGATCGGCGCTTTGGGACTGGGCGGAATGACGCTCCCCTCCCTGCTGGCGGCCCAGTCACCGACAGCCCCTTACGGCGCGCTGGCTCGGGACAAAGCAGTCGTCGTCCTGTTTCTGCAGGGCGGTCCCACCCAGATTGAAACGTTCGATCCCAAAATGACGGCGCCTTCGGAATACCGGGCCATGTTTGGCGAAACGCCGACGGCGCTTCCCGGGGTCACATTTGGCAGCCATTTCCCGCGACTGGCGAAACTGGCCGATCGCCTGGCGGTTGTCCGATCGTTCGCCCATGGCATGTCCAGCCATACTCAGGCGTCAGAGCACGTGATCAGCGGCGGGAATCTGACAAACGCCGCGATGGGTTCGGTCTTTTCACGCGTGGTCGGCGTAAGCAATCCGATGTCGGGCATTCCCAGCAATACGGTGTTGCCGCCGCCGGCCGCTGGCGAACAGTTCAAAGGGCTGGGCGCCCAGACCAGTCGAGTGACAGGAATTGGCGCCTTGCCGGCGGCGTACAAAGCGTTCGATCCCAGTTCAGGCGGCGAGATCGTCCGTAATATGGAGCTGCGACTGGGCGAGGATCGACTGGACGATCGCCGGAATCTGCTCTCCCAACTGGACCGCATCAAGCGGCAGGCGGATGCAGGCGGTCTGCTGGCCGGAGCCGACAAGTTCCAGGAGCAGGCGTTCGAAGTGATCCTGGGCGGCGTCGGGGAAGCCTTCAATCTGGCCGAGGAAGACCCCGCCCTGGTTGCCCGGTACGATACGGGCGAGTTCTCGATCCCGGCGGATTTGCAGAAGAAAAAAACGAACGTGCCAGGCCAATCGCCCATTGCCCTCGGCAAGCAGATGCTGCTGGCCCGGCGCCTGGTCGAAGCCGGTTGCGGGTTTGTCACGGTCACCAGCGCCGGCTGGGACATGCATGGCAACGCCTTTGGCATCGACGACGGCATGCCGTTGCTGGGCTCCGCGGTCGACAAAGCGGCGAGTGCGTTCCTGGAAGACCTGGAAGCCCGCGGCCTGTCGGATAAAGTGCTGCTGGTGGTGACGGGCGAGTTCGGCCGCACGCCGCGCATCAACGCCAAAGCGGGCCGCGATCACTGGGGCAATCTATGCACCCTGCTGCTGGCCGGCGGCGGTCTGCGAATGGGTCAGGTCATTGGCGCCAGCGACGCTACGGCCAGCAAACCGGTTGCCGACCCGGTCACCACGCAGGATCTGATGGCGACGGTCATGCACACGCTGTTCGATGTCGGCAAACTCCGCATCGCCCAGGGCGTACCGGCCGACGTCCTCCGCGCCATCACCACAGGCTCCCCCATTCCGCAGCTGGTCTAG